The Lactuca sativa cultivar Salinas chromosome 2, Lsat_Salinas_v11, whole genome shotgun sequence genome includes a window with the following:
- the LOC111911731 gene encoding uncharacterized protein LOC111911731 isoform X1, whose amino-acid sequence MGEGEVCVAVLSNVGEMENEKIQQKRDHQWLTVGSDMEPLPKKQAIEGSVDDEVDSCAITHSEVALVSIEQEPCPKTPPTEGLDNIKKPEPSVEQDSKECSNGLELVQPTEALNDNMPDASSEEPVQECLKVTEQQNCESKQATESLNNNNNDVNPSAVQPVTEGLDDMELDPCGENEKHTLEVSHDMEIEPIVEQPVKECLNEMAIEPVVEQPVKECLNEVKLEPIVEQPVKECLNEVKLESNVEQPVKECLNEVKVEAIIEQPVKECLNEIQPVKECPSEMETEVCGKMKTTEALNESEPESSVQKPIKDSLLEMKIEVSRSKQTTQSLTDNEIKPPVRNHITQAVNDTGIEPSVIKQTTEALNDTELVIDPCTKKEVKEASNDDICSEVSNPNVSPRDNSSSFQTVNSQPDGKQVIKDQTVCGEITSSSSEGSSSQDEHGTTNDTSHVVLEVPKHASTSSGIRKITFKFSKRKEEYDSQLSASTAKSTGNSFTNGTRKAPRLHETGDSLLYPNTLEATTEKVAPPESYPTTVKRLLSTGILEGAKVKYISASGELIGIVKDCGYLCGCASCNFSNILRAHEFEEHAGGKTRHPNNHIYLENGKPVYSIIQAMKNSPPNTVDEAIRNVAGSSVNEEFLQVWKGGLQGNMDRGKSDNNHHMKLMNLYHSTTSCTNHTREDGSIPYYSYRKSSALEPQTFVSDTTKERKTQFKKPRSYTSSTAVETKRNAEGGHKKRDNDLHRLLFMPNGLPDGTELAYYARGKKILEGYKQGTGIVCSHCDTEISPSQFEAHAGWAAKRQPYRHIYIPNGLTLHDIALLLANGQSITTSNSDDMCAVCGDRGELMICDGCPRAFHAVCLGVVDGVSSEDWHCPYCRDSIGSGSGRKASATESRPIVIRLTRVVKAREYETGGCVICRAHDFSVAEFDDRTVMLCDQCEKEYHVGCLRESGRCDLKALPSDKWFCCDHCDMIHGAIQDVVVNGATVISAPVLSIINRKHQHVDKGGVTNEIRWRMLSGKSRYPEHLPLLSRAAAIFRECFDPIVATSGRDLIPVMVYGRNISGQEFGGIYCVVLMAGSVVVSAGLLRIFGREVAELPLVATSRQHQGKGYFQALFFCIEELLLSLGVELLVLPAAEEAESIWTKKLGFRKMSDDRYTQYSRDIQLTIFKGTSMLEKELHRATSTS is encoded by the exons ATGGGAGAAGGGGAGGTTTGTGTGGCTGTGTTGAGCAATGTTGGGGAAATGGAAAACGAGAAAATTCAGCAAAAGCGTGACCATCAGTGGCTAACAGTTGGTTCTGATATGGAGCCCTTGCCCAAAAAACAGGCCATAGAGGGTTCAGTGGATGATGAAGTAGATTCTTGTGCTATTACTCATTCAGAAGTGGCCCTGGTTTCTATTGAACAAGAGCCATGTCCTAAAACACCTCCCACAGAGGGTTTAGATAATATTAAAAAACCAGAGCCTTCTGTTGAACAGGATAGTAAAGAATGTTCAAATGGTTTGGAGCTAGTGCAACCAACAGAAGCTCTAAACGATAATATGCCAGATGCTTCCAGTGAGGAGCCTGTCCAAGAATGTCTGAAGGTGACAGAACAACAGAATTGTGAAAGTAAGCAAGCAACTGAgagtttaaataataataataatgatgtaAATCCTTCTGCTGTACAGCCTGTTACAGAAGGTTTAGATGACATGGAACTAGATCCTTGTGGTGAGAATGAGAAACACACTTTAGAGGTTTCACATGACATGGAAATAGAGCCTATTGTTGAGCAGCCTGTCAAGGAGTGTCTGAATGAGATGGCAATAGAACCAGTTGTTGAGCAGCCTGTCAAAGAGTGTCTGAATGAGGTGAAACTAGAGCCTATTGTTGAACAGCCTGTCAAGGAGTGTCTGAATGAGGTGAAACTAGAGTCTAATGTTGAACAGCCTGTCAAGGAATGTCTGAATGAGGTGAAAGTAGAGGCTATTATTGAACAACCTGTCAAGGAGTGTTTGAATGAGATCCAACCTGTCAAAGAATGTCCAAGTGAGATGGAAACAGAGGTTTGTGGCAAGATGAAGACAACTGAGGCTTTGAATGAGAGTGAACCAGAATCTTCTGTTCAAAAACCTATCAAAGATTCACTGCTTGAGATGAAAATAGAGGTTTCTAGAAGTAAACAGACAACACAAAGCTTAACTGATAATGAAATAAAGCCTCCTGTTAGGAACCATATAACCCAAGCTGTAAACGATACTGGAATAGAGCCTTCTGTTATAAAGCAGACAACAGAGGCCTTAAATGATACTGAACTAGTAATAGATCCTTGCACCAAGAAGGAGGTGAAGGAGGCTTCAAATGATGATATTTGCTCTGAAGTTTCAAACCCCAATGTATCACCTCGTGACAATTCTTCAAGTTTTCAGACTGTTAATAGTCAACCAGATGGAAAACAAGTCATAAAAGATCAAACTGTTTGTGGTGAGATTACATCATCTAGCAGTGAGGGGAGCTCAAGCCAAGATGAACATGGTACTACAAATGATACATCACATGTTGTACTTGAGGTTCCAAAGCATGCAAGTACTTCTTCTGGTATTAGGAAAATTACTTTCAAATTCAGTAAACGAAAGGAAGAGTATGATAGTCAACTGTCTGCTTCTACTGCAAAGTCAACAGGCAATTCTTTCACAAACGGGACCCGTAAGGCACCTAGGTTGCATGAAACTGGGGACTCTCTTTTATATCCTAATACTCTTGAAGCAACGACTGAAAAGGTTGCTCCTCCTGAAAGTTATCCTACAACTGTTAAAAGACTCTTATCAACTGGGATTCTCGAGGGAGCAAAAGTGAAATATATTTCTGCTTCA GGGGAGCTTATTGGAATTGTGAAGGATTGTGGCTATTTATGTGGTTGTGCATCATGCAATTTTTCtaat ATTCTTCGTGCTCATGAGTTTGAGGAACATGCTGGTGGAAAAACTAGGCACCCTAATAATCACATATATCTGGAGAATGGGAAACCTGTATACAGTATAATTCAGGCAATGAAGAATTCTCCTCCCAACACAGTAGATGAAGCAATAAGAAACGTAGCTGGTTCATCTGTTAATGAGGAATTCCTTCAGGTTTGGAAAG GGGGTCTTCAAGGAAACATGGACAGGGGTAAATCAGACAACAATCATCATATGAAGCTTATGAACCTGTATCATTCTACAACAAG CTGCACCAATCACACAAGAGAAGATGGTTCTATCCCGTATTATTCTTATCGTAAGAGCTCAGCTTTGGAACCTCAAACATTTGTTAGTGACACCACAAAAGAGCGGAAAACCCAATTCAAAAA GCCAAGGTCATACACATCTAGTACTGCTGTTGAAACAAAACGGAATGCTGAAGGTGGCCATAAgaaaag GGATAACGATTTACACCGCTTACTATTTATGCCAAATGGACTTCCAGATGGAACTGAATTGGCTTATTATGCCAGAGGAAAG aAAATACTTGAGGGTTACAAGCAAGGAACCGGTATAGTTTGTAGCCATTGTGACACTGAG ATCAGTCCTTCACAATTTGAAGCTCATGCTGGTTGGGCTGCCAAACGTCAACC GTATCGGCATATTTATATCCCTAATGGGCTAACACTCCATGATATAGCTCTGTTGCTTGCAAATGGTCAAAGTATCACAACCAGCAACAGTGATGACATGTGTGCAGTATGTGGAGACAGAGGAGAGCTGATGATTTGTGATGGATGCCCTCGTGCTTTCCATGCAG TTTGTTTGGGAGTAGTAGATGGTGTTTCATCTGAAGACTGGCATTGCCCATATTGTAGAGACAGTATTGGGTCTGGTTCTGGTAGAAAAGCATCTGCTACAGAGTCAAGGCCCATTGTGATCAGACTCACACGTGTTGTTAAAGCCCGAGAATATGAAACTGGTGGTTGTGTTATTTGTAGGGCCCATGATTTCAGTGTCGCAGAGTTTGATGATCGAACAGTAATGCTATGTGATCAG TGTGAGAAAGAGTATCATGTTGGTTGTTTAAGAGAGAGTGGGAGATGTGATCTGAAGGCGCTCCCATCGGATAAATGGTTTTGTTGTGATCACTGTGATATGATTCATGGTGCTATTCAAGATGTGGTTGTGAATGGCGCAACTGTAATTTCGGCTCCAGTTTTGAGTATAATAAACAGGAAACATCAACATGTAGACAAAGGAGGAGTCACCAATGAGATTAGATGGCGGATGTTAAGTGGGAAAAGCCGCTATCCTGAACATTTGCCCCTCCTCTCAAGGGCTGCTGCCATTTTCCGG GAGTGTTTTGATCCCATTGTAGCAACATCTGGCCGTGATCTAATCCCTGTAATGGTATACGG GAGAAATATATCTGGACAGGAGTTTGGTGGGATATATTGTGTTGTTCTGATGGCAGG GTCAGTAGTTGTATCTGCAGGGCTTCTGAGAATTTTCGGGCGGGAGGTGGCTGAGCTACCCCTGGTGGCTACCAGTAGACAACACCAAGGGAAG GGATATTTTCAAGCTCTGTTCTTTTGTATTGAGGAGTTACTGTTGTCATTGGGTGTTGAACTCCTTGTGCTTCCTGCTGCTGAAGAAGCCGAGTCAATCTGGACTAAAAAATTGGGTTTCAGAAAGATGAGTGACGATCGG TATACACAGTACTCGAGGGACATCCAGCTCACCATATTCAAAGGGACATCAATGCTGGAGAAGGAATTGCATCGTGCTACATCTACATCCTGA
- the LOC111911731 gene encoding uncharacterized protein LOC111911731 isoform X2, protein MGEGEVCVAVLSNVGEMENEKIQQKRDHQWLTVGSDMEPLPKKQAIEGSVDDEVDSCAITHSEVALVSIEQEPCPKTPPTEGLDNIKKPEPSVEQDSKECSNGLELVQPTEALNDNMPDASSEEPVQECLKVTEQQNCESKQATESLNNNNNDVNPSAVQPVTEGLDDMELDPCGENEKHTLEVSHDMEIEPIVEQPVKECLNEMAIEPVVEQPVKECLNEVKLEPIVEQPVKECLNEVKLESNVEQPVKECLNEVKVEAIIEQPVKECLNEIQPVKECPSEMETEVCGKMKTTEALNESEPESSVQKPIKDSLLEMKIEVSRSKQTTQSLTDNEIKPPVRNHITQAVNDTGIEPSVIKQTTEALNDTELVIDPCTKKEVKEASNDDICSEVSNPNVSPRDNSSSFQTVNSQPDGKQVIKDQTVCGEITSSSSEGSSSQDEHGTTNDTSHVVLEVPKHASTSSGIRKITFKFSKRKEEYDSQLSASTAKSTGNSFTNGTRKAPRLHETGDSLLYPNTLEATTEKVAPPESYPTTVKRLLSTGILEGAKVKYISASILRAHEFEEHAGGKTRHPNNHIYLENGKPVYSIIQAMKNSPPNTVDEAIRNVAGSSVNEEFLQVWKGGLQGNMDRGKSDNNHHMKLMNLYHSTTSCTNHTREDGSIPYYSYRKSSALEPQTFVSDTTKERKTQFKKPRSYTSSTAVETKRNAEGGHKKRDNDLHRLLFMPNGLPDGTELAYYARGKKILEGYKQGTGIVCSHCDTEISPSQFEAHAGWAAKRQPYRHIYIPNGLTLHDIALLLANGQSITTSNSDDMCAVCGDRGELMICDGCPRAFHAVCLGVVDGVSSEDWHCPYCRDSIGSGSGRKASATESRPIVIRLTRVVKAREYETGGCVICRAHDFSVAEFDDRTVMLCDQCEKEYHVGCLRESGRCDLKALPSDKWFCCDHCDMIHGAIQDVVVNGATVISAPVLSIINRKHQHVDKGGVTNEIRWRMLSGKSRYPEHLPLLSRAAAIFRECFDPIVATSGRDLIPVMVYGRNISGQEFGGIYCVVLMAGSVVVSAGLLRIFGREVAELPLVATSRQHQGKGYFQALFFCIEELLLSLGVELLVLPAAEEAESIWTKKLGFRKMSDDRYTQYSRDIQLTIFKGTSMLEKELHRATSTS, encoded by the exons ATGGGAGAAGGGGAGGTTTGTGTGGCTGTGTTGAGCAATGTTGGGGAAATGGAAAACGAGAAAATTCAGCAAAAGCGTGACCATCAGTGGCTAACAGTTGGTTCTGATATGGAGCCCTTGCCCAAAAAACAGGCCATAGAGGGTTCAGTGGATGATGAAGTAGATTCTTGTGCTATTACTCATTCAGAAGTGGCCCTGGTTTCTATTGAACAAGAGCCATGTCCTAAAACACCTCCCACAGAGGGTTTAGATAATATTAAAAAACCAGAGCCTTCTGTTGAACAGGATAGTAAAGAATGTTCAAATGGTTTGGAGCTAGTGCAACCAACAGAAGCTCTAAACGATAATATGCCAGATGCTTCCAGTGAGGAGCCTGTCCAAGAATGTCTGAAGGTGACAGAACAACAGAATTGTGAAAGTAAGCAAGCAACTGAgagtttaaataataataataatgatgtaAATCCTTCTGCTGTACAGCCTGTTACAGAAGGTTTAGATGACATGGAACTAGATCCTTGTGGTGAGAATGAGAAACACACTTTAGAGGTTTCACATGACATGGAAATAGAGCCTATTGTTGAGCAGCCTGTCAAGGAGTGTCTGAATGAGATGGCAATAGAACCAGTTGTTGAGCAGCCTGTCAAAGAGTGTCTGAATGAGGTGAAACTAGAGCCTATTGTTGAACAGCCTGTCAAGGAGTGTCTGAATGAGGTGAAACTAGAGTCTAATGTTGAACAGCCTGTCAAGGAATGTCTGAATGAGGTGAAAGTAGAGGCTATTATTGAACAACCTGTCAAGGAGTGTTTGAATGAGATCCAACCTGTCAAAGAATGTCCAAGTGAGATGGAAACAGAGGTTTGTGGCAAGATGAAGACAACTGAGGCTTTGAATGAGAGTGAACCAGAATCTTCTGTTCAAAAACCTATCAAAGATTCACTGCTTGAGATGAAAATAGAGGTTTCTAGAAGTAAACAGACAACACAAAGCTTAACTGATAATGAAATAAAGCCTCCTGTTAGGAACCATATAACCCAAGCTGTAAACGATACTGGAATAGAGCCTTCTGTTATAAAGCAGACAACAGAGGCCTTAAATGATACTGAACTAGTAATAGATCCTTGCACCAAGAAGGAGGTGAAGGAGGCTTCAAATGATGATATTTGCTCTGAAGTTTCAAACCCCAATGTATCACCTCGTGACAATTCTTCAAGTTTTCAGACTGTTAATAGTCAACCAGATGGAAAACAAGTCATAAAAGATCAAACTGTTTGTGGTGAGATTACATCATCTAGCAGTGAGGGGAGCTCAAGCCAAGATGAACATGGTACTACAAATGATACATCACATGTTGTACTTGAGGTTCCAAAGCATGCAAGTACTTCTTCTGGTATTAGGAAAATTACTTTCAAATTCAGTAAACGAAAGGAAGAGTATGATAGTCAACTGTCTGCTTCTACTGCAAAGTCAACAGGCAATTCTTTCACAAACGGGACCCGTAAGGCACCTAGGTTGCATGAAACTGGGGACTCTCTTTTATATCCTAATACTCTTGAAGCAACGACTGAAAAGGTTGCTCCTCCTGAAAGTTATCCTACAACTGTTAAAAGACTCTTATCAACTGGGATTCTCGAGGGAGCAAAAGTGAAATATATTTCTGCTTCA ATTCTTCGTGCTCATGAGTTTGAGGAACATGCTGGTGGAAAAACTAGGCACCCTAATAATCACATATATCTGGAGAATGGGAAACCTGTATACAGTATAATTCAGGCAATGAAGAATTCTCCTCCCAACACAGTAGATGAAGCAATAAGAAACGTAGCTGGTTCATCTGTTAATGAGGAATTCCTTCAGGTTTGGAAAG GGGGTCTTCAAGGAAACATGGACAGGGGTAAATCAGACAACAATCATCATATGAAGCTTATGAACCTGTATCATTCTACAACAAG CTGCACCAATCACACAAGAGAAGATGGTTCTATCCCGTATTATTCTTATCGTAAGAGCTCAGCTTTGGAACCTCAAACATTTGTTAGTGACACCACAAAAGAGCGGAAAACCCAATTCAAAAA GCCAAGGTCATACACATCTAGTACTGCTGTTGAAACAAAACGGAATGCTGAAGGTGGCCATAAgaaaag GGATAACGATTTACACCGCTTACTATTTATGCCAAATGGACTTCCAGATGGAACTGAATTGGCTTATTATGCCAGAGGAAAG aAAATACTTGAGGGTTACAAGCAAGGAACCGGTATAGTTTGTAGCCATTGTGACACTGAG ATCAGTCCTTCACAATTTGAAGCTCATGCTGGTTGGGCTGCCAAACGTCAACC GTATCGGCATATTTATATCCCTAATGGGCTAACACTCCATGATATAGCTCTGTTGCTTGCAAATGGTCAAAGTATCACAACCAGCAACAGTGATGACATGTGTGCAGTATGTGGAGACAGAGGAGAGCTGATGATTTGTGATGGATGCCCTCGTGCTTTCCATGCAG TTTGTTTGGGAGTAGTAGATGGTGTTTCATCTGAAGACTGGCATTGCCCATATTGTAGAGACAGTATTGGGTCTGGTTCTGGTAGAAAAGCATCTGCTACAGAGTCAAGGCCCATTGTGATCAGACTCACACGTGTTGTTAAAGCCCGAGAATATGAAACTGGTGGTTGTGTTATTTGTAGGGCCCATGATTTCAGTGTCGCAGAGTTTGATGATCGAACAGTAATGCTATGTGATCAG TGTGAGAAAGAGTATCATGTTGGTTGTTTAAGAGAGAGTGGGAGATGTGATCTGAAGGCGCTCCCATCGGATAAATGGTTTTGTTGTGATCACTGTGATATGATTCATGGTGCTATTCAAGATGTGGTTGTGAATGGCGCAACTGTAATTTCGGCTCCAGTTTTGAGTATAATAAACAGGAAACATCAACATGTAGACAAAGGAGGAGTCACCAATGAGATTAGATGGCGGATGTTAAGTGGGAAAAGCCGCTATCCTGAACATTTGCCCCTCCTCTCAAGGGCTGCTGCCATTTTCCGG GAGTGTTTTGATCCCATTGTAGCAACATCTGGCCGTGATCTAATCCCTGTAATGGTATACGG GAGAAATATATCTGGACAGGAGTTTGGTGGGATATATTGTGTTGTTCTGATGGCAGG GTCAGTAGTTGTATCTGCAGGGCTTCTGAGAATTTTCGGGCGGGAGGTGGCTGAGCTACCCCTGGTGGCTACCAGTAGACAACACCAAGGGAAG GGATATTTTCAAGCTCTGTTCTTTTGTATTGAGGAGTTACTGTTGTCATTGGGTGTTGAACTCCTTGTGCTTCCTGCTGCTGAAGAAGCCGAGTCAATCTGGACTAAAAAATTGGGTTTCAGAAAGATGAGTGACGATCGG TATACACAGTACTCGAGGGACATCCAGCTCACCATATTCAAAGGGACATCAATGCTGGAGAAGGAATTGCATCGTGCTACATCTACATCCTGA